The Pseudodesulfovibrio sp. zrk46 genome contains a region encoding:
- a CDS encoding 5'-nucleotidase C-terminal domain-containing protein, which produces MGNNDGVVVFHEALTNKSMPYMLLDDGCTPIEKPFINSFSPLQIRTLNDGTVMPQPYGVFFQDGTIVPESIDYGPDSIPYRSCGLPANCTRYTGEYLYLGRLYWHFGHFFNDTIMRFWAVNDLGLSGKKLVLLTDTENHAQYRSECRFFEEFFELYGIDVDKDIVYISQPTTFETLHVPSTASATDICLHPYRQMAVTEPLKDPELRSKKGAERIYFSRAKLPPTARRILNDEDVQHVFESFGFSTIHPQLMSMKEVVTTFGNAKIVGGPSGSGWNNVVYSPGLETTITLFEQNINQDFTYVSPSRVTRFLTKDCWALTDVLKPIYDIGSNNYVWFSTPTLADTDLLRKQLSTILNENPAPIHAVGAPLNDKQRCCILGTIAESLAWYQLFDDSRFFLALAERFNSDQTRLLWDGPLQQIKNSHKAKESVGPEGLGIAFNHYPELIDDIRDFAEDEDYLDRYAAIQDYMALLLPRLAPGSALIAEGLDTAATVAAEYCEVDRTPKQGANYDLVVIDGSNGYKATRQSLQAVQNHISKETVVMCSPCFPYNREFHQRMFPGHRQSFFSHNPEAFDTWKLVYDISKSSPEAEYFTLNGANGILVARNIDGFAGLSSEKESNDLPSDFYQKHCRDFMRILQGRYFRRLLQGSPALRQHLFATGNGPQDFVRDDHGYPANDVRVLYHNRFFPEHEHSAYRLAEYVAYTYRIASGADVAITGRGEPSANIYIMRGEIMSDLNSVLPQGNNLTTVKLTGTELQDLLNGAISQCTSTVNGFHPHTSGLDTYRNEDGSLTICNVGLQRFDPDRTYTIAINSYLASGGTGYQPLADKEKTDTGLTCADALKSVLNARFDSPEKNN; this is translated from the coding sequence ATGGGAAACAACGACGGCGTAGTGGTCTTTCATGAGGCCTTAACCAATAAGAGCATGCCCTACATGCTGCTGGATGACGGGTGTACCCCTATTGAAAAGCCCTTTATCAATTCCTTTTCGCCTCTCCAGATCCGTACCCTGAATGATGGCACTGTCATGCCTCAGCCATATGGTGTGTTCTTCCAAGACGGCACCATTGTTCCCGAGTCCATTGATTATGGTCCGGACAGCATCCCCTACAGAAGTTGTGGGCTACCGGCCAACTGCACACGATACACGGGAGAATATCTTTATCTTGGCCGACTGTATTGGCATTTCGGTCATTTTTTCAACGACACTATCATGCGCTTCTGGGCAGTGAATGATTTGGGGCTTTCCGGGAAAAAACTGGTATTGCTCACTGACACGGAGAATCACGCCCAGTATCGAAGTGAATGCAGATTCTTCGAAGAATTCTTTGAATTGTACGGCATTGATGTGGACAAAGACATTGTCTACATATCCCAACCTACAACATTTGAGACCTTGCATGTACCTTCTACGGCGAGTGCAACAGACATCTGTCTGCACCCGTACAGGCAAATGGCCGTCACAGAGCCACTAAAAGACCCTGAACTGCGAAGCAAGAAAGGGGCAGAGCGCATATACTTTTCCCGTGCCAAATTGCCGCCCACCGCCCGAAGAATTCTCAATGACGAAGATGTGCAGCACGTTTTCGAATCCTTTGGTTTCTCGACAATTCACCCGCAATTAATGAGCATGAAGGAAGTTGTCACCACTTTTGGCAATGCCAAAATCGTCGGCGGGCCAAGTGGCTCGGGGTGGAACAATGTGGTCTATTCCCCCGGACTGGAAACCACGATCACCCTCTTCGAACAGAACATCAATCAAGACTTTACGTACGTATCTCCCTCCAGAGTCACTCGGTTCCTAACAAAAGACTGCTGGGCGCTCACAGACGTGCTCAAACCCATTTACGACATAGGTTCCAACAATTACGTATGGTTCAGCACTCCGACACTGGCGGATACTGACCTGCTCAGGAAGCAGCTCTCCACTATTCTCAACGAAAACCCTGCCCCCATCCACGCCGTAGGAGCACCCCTGAACGATAAACAGCGCTGCTGCATCCTGGGAACAATTGCCGAGTCGTTAGCCTGGTACCAACTGTTCGATGACAGCCGCTTTTTCCTCGCCCTTGCCGAAAGATTCAACAGCGACCAGACCCGCCTTCTGTGGGACGGCCCGCTTCAGCAGATCAAGAACTCCCACAAGGCCAAGGAATCCGTCGGGCCCGAAGGATTGGGCATCGCGTTCAACCACTATCCCGAATTGATCGACGACATCCGGGACTTTGCCGAGGACGAGGATTATCTCGACCGCTACGCCGCCATTCAGGACTACATGGCACTACTGCTGCCGAGACTGGCTCCCGGCAGCGCCCTGATTGCAGAAGGGCTCGACACTGCAGCAACTGTAGCCGCCGAATACTGTGAGGTAGACCGCACCCCCAAGCAGGGTGCGAACTATGATCTCGTGGTCATTGACGGCAGCAATGGATACAAAGCCACCAGACAGTCATTGCAGGCAGTTCAAAACCATATTTCCAAAGAAACCGTGGTGATGTGCTCCCCTTGTTTCCCCTACAACAGGGAATTTCACCAGCGGATGTTCCCCGGCCACAGGCAATCTTTCTTTTCCCACAATCCGGAAGCATTCGACACATGGAAACTGGTATACGACATCAGCAAAAGCTCCCCTGAGGCCGAGTATTTCACCCTCAACGGGGCCAACGGCATTCTGGTGGCGCGAAATATCGATGGCTTTGCAGGCCTTTCTTCTGAAAAAGAGAGCAACGATTTGCCATCCGATTTCTACCAGAAGCACTGCCGCGACTTCATGCGTATCCTTCAGGGTCGCTATTTCCGCCGTCTGCTACAAGGCTCTCCCGCTCTGCGGCAGCACCTCTTCGCTACCGGCAATGGGCCGCAAGATTTCGTGCGCGATGACCACGGCTATCCGGCAAATGATGTTCGTGTGCTCTACCACAACCGCTTTTTCCCCGAGCACGAGCACTCAGCCTACCGTCTCGCCGAATACGTGGCTTACACCTACCGCATCGCCTCCGGCGCAGATGTTGCCATCACGGGCCGGGGCGAACCATCTGCCAACATTTACATCATGCGCGGCGAGATCATGAGCGATCTCAACTCCGTACTGCCACAGGGTAACAACCTGACCACAGTAAAATTGACCGGAACCGAGTTGCAGGATCTGCTCAACGGAGCCATCAGCCAGTGCACGTCGACAGTCAACGGTTTCCACCCTCACACTTCGGGGTTGGATACATACCGCAACGAAGACGGGTCCCTGACCATCTGCAACGTGGGCCTGCAGCGTTTTGATCCCGACCGAACCTACACAATCGCCATCAACTCCTATCTCGCAAGTGGCGGCACTGGCTACCAGCCCTTGGCCGACAAGGAAAAGACCGATACGGGCCTGACCTGTGCGGACGCCCTGAAATCAGTCTTGAATGCCCGCTTCGATTCACCGGAAAAGAACAACTGA
- a CDS encoding HAD-IIIA family hydrolase, whose product MNRFQPKQAVILAGGQGSRLRPLTNVCPKPMVEFGNKPFLEHVIGQLQEQGITRVLLLLGYMAESVTSYFGDGSRFGVEIEYNVTPEEDDTGTRLRKAKEMVDDTFLFLYCDNYVPIRLDRMAEKFAATEDIKALVTVYDNKDGYTKNNLRIAEDGLIELYDKTRTAENLQGVDIGYMITKREVLDLIPESNCSFEKEVYPQLVDQKALYASVTGHRYYSVGDFRRMPLTTAFFSGNKAVLVDRDGVLNKKAPRGEYVAEWDQWEWLPGAREGLKLFHDAGYRIILITNQAGIARGMVTQEHLDLIHENMKREAGVPIEAIYCCPHHWDEDCDCRKPKPGMLYAAQREHHLNLAKTYFIGDDERDGIAADNAGARFYHIKGDRTLTDAALHVIYGDKSESDLFPNKKIYEFDVNRLRIDDYYAKVVADNEHSMELYAKFLKQDEDMACPLCGDENKSLFMEYKTYRLLSCAHCGLTYPNLDCEEAEDAINEWYTSESAAKDATLDTFDYRKHKLFVDRVQYFKRLIPNFGEEGYRVLDFGCGEGMFLSVLDMMGIANKGLDASADRHAYGEGEGFNIANTPVEEEPDNHYDMVALFDVLEHINKPAPLFEQFHRIMKPGGHMAIYIPNIHSVGWKMLGNRHHCLHPFFHNAFHSEQSLAYLASETGFRITKLDYYGLDVIDYLGFKSHEDGYDYNRKLAEIIPYLQAAIDSCDASSHLRIIMERMS is encoded by the coding sequence ATGAATAGATTTCAACCGAAACAGGCCGTCATCCTCGCCGGAGGACAAGGCTCCCGCCTCAGGCCGCTGACCAATGTCTGCCCCAAGCCCATGGTGGAGTTCGGCAACAAGCCGTTTCTGGAGCACGTCATCGGCCAGTTGCAGGAACAGGGCATCACCAGGGTGCTGCTCCTGCTGGGCTACATGGCCGAGTCCGTCACCTCCTACTTTGGCGACGGCTCCCGCTTCGGCGTGGAGATCGAGTACAACGTCACGCCCGAGGAAGACGACACCGGCACCCGCCTGCGCAAAGCCAAGGAGATGGTGGACGACACCTTCCTGTTCCTCTACTGCGACAACTACGTGCCCATCCGCCTCGACCGTATGGCCGAGAAGTTTGCCGCCACCGAGGACATCAAGGCATTGGTGACCGTCTACGACAACAAGGACGGCTACACCAAAAACAACCTGCGCATCGCCGAAGACGGCCTCATCGAGTTGTACGACAAGACGCGCACCGCCGAAAATTTGCAGGGCGTGGACATCGGCTACATGATTACCAAGCGCGAGGTGCTGGACCTCATCCCCGAGTCCAACTGCTCCTTTGAGAAGGAAGTATACCCGCAGCTGGTGGACCAGAAGGCGCTCTATGCCTCGGTCACGGGCCACCGCTACTACAGCGTGGGCGATTTCCGCCGCATGCCCCTGACCACGGCGTTCTTTTCCGGCAACAAGGCCGTGTTGGTGGACCGGGACGGCGTGCTCAACAAGAAGGCCCCGCGCGGCGAATATGTGGCCGAGTGGGACCAGTGGGAGTGGCTGCCCGGCGCACGCGAAGGGTTGAAGCTGTTCCACGACGCGGGATACCGCATCATCCTCATCACCAATCAGGCGGGCATTGCCCGTGGCATGGTGACGCAGGAGCATCTGGACCTCATCCACGAGAACATGAAGCGGGAAGCAGGCGTGCCCATCGAGGCCATCTACTGCTGCCCCCACCACTGGGACGAGGATTGCGATTGCCGCAAGCCCAAACCCGGAATGCTCTACGCGGCCCAGCGCGAACATCATCTCAATCTGGCCAAGACCTATTTCATCGGCGACGACGAACGGGACGGCATTGCCGCCGACAACGCAGGCGCGCGCTTCTATCACATCAAGGGTGATCGCACTCTGACCGACGCAGCCCTGCATGTGATCTACGGCGACAAGAGCGAGTCCGACCTCTTCCCCAACAAGAAGATCTATGAGTTCGACGTCAACCGCCTGCGCATCGACGACTACTACGCCAAAGTGGTAGCCGACAACGAACACTCCATGGAGCTCTACGCCAAATTCCTCAAGCAGGATGAAGACATGGCCTGCCCCCTGTGCGGTGACGAGAACAAGTCCCTGTTCATGGAGTACAAGACTTACCGTCTGCTCTCCTGCGCTCACTGCGGCCTGACCTATCCCAATCTTGATTGCGAGGAGGCCGAGGACGCCATCAACGAATGGTACACCAGTGAATCCGCTGCCAAGGACGCGACCCTCGACACTTTTGATTACCGCAAGCACAAGCTCTTCGTGGACCGGGTGCAGTACTTCAAGCGCCTCATCCCGAACTTCGGCGAAGAGGGCTACCGCGTCCTCGACTTCGGCTGCGGCGAAGGCATGTTCCTGAGCGTGCTCGACATGATGGGCATCGCCAACAAGGGGCTGGATGCCAGCGCCGATCGTCACGCCTATGGCGAGGGCGAAGGCTTCAACATCGCCAATACACCTGTCGAAGAAGAGCCGGACAACCACTACGACATGGTGGCCCTGTTCGACGTGCTGGAGCATATCAATAAGCCCGCGCCCCTGTTCGAGCAGTTCCATCGCATCATGAAGCCCGGTGGCCATATGGCCATCTACATCCCCAACATCCACTCAGTGGGTTGGAAGATGCTGGGCAACCGCCACCACTGCCTCCACCCCTTCTTCCACAACGCATTCCATTCGGAGCAGTCGCTGGCCTACCTCGCGTCCGAGACCGGGTTCCGCATCACCAAGCTGGACTACTACGGACTGGACGTCATTGACTATCTCGGGTTCAAGAGCCACGAAGACGGATACGACTACAACAGGAAACTGGCGGAAATCATTCCATACCTGCAGGCGGCCATCGACTCGTGTGACGCGAGCAGCCACCTGCGCATCATCATGGAGAGGATGTCATGA
- a CDS encoding GHMP kinase: MSLIDNCESNLFISKTPLRISFFGGGSDIDTYYKNSDFGFTLSAAIDSYIYVTIKRHSEMFEENIRLNYSKSEIISDVKDIENDIIRESLIHLDIGGPLYISTVADSVAGTGLGTSSSFAVGLLNALHAFQGRKKSAGQLAEEACYIEIDRIDKPIGKQDQYAAAFGGMNTFKFLPDDSVRVEPLILDSGLQQDIFDHLVVFWTGIRRSADDILSEQREKTGDRITHMHNIRNIAINMRDEFVNGTVTPKRFGDALAESWESKKRMASGISSGFIDECFDKGIKAGAWGGKVAGAGGGGFLLFACPKDKQDDLRNAMKGMAEVKFACDPHGSRMIVGGM; this comes from the coding sequence ATGAGTCTTATAGACAACTGCGAATCCAACCTGTTCATTTCCAAGACGCCGCTGCGCATCTCCTTCTTCGGAGGCGGCAGCGACATCGATACGTACTACAAGAACTCGGATTTCGGGTTCACCTTGAGTGCGGCCATCGACAGCTACATCTACGTCACCATCAAGCGGCACTCGGAGATGTTCGAGGAGAACATCCGCCTCAACTACTCCAAATCGGAGATCATCTCGGACGTGAAGGATATCGAGAACGACATCATTCGCGAGTCCTTGATCCATCTGGACATCGGCGGCCCCCTCTACATCAGCACCGTGGCCGACTCCGTGGCCGGAACCGGGCTGGGCACCTCCAGCTCCTTTGCCGTGGGCCTGCTCAACGCGCTCCACGCCTTCCAAGGGCGCAAGAAGTCCGCAGGACAATTGGCCGAAGAAGCGTGCTACATCGAGATCGACCGTATCGACAAACCCATCGGCAAGCAGGACCAGTACGCCGCGGCCTTTGGCGGCATGAACACCTTCAAGTTCCTGCCCGATGATTCCGTGCGCGTGGAGCCCCTGATCCTCGACAGCGGCCTGCAGCAGGATATTTTCGATCATTTGGTGGTCTTCTGGACCGGCATTCGCCGCAGCGCGGACGATATCCTGTCCGAGCAACGCGAAAAGACCGGCGACCGCATCACCCACATGCACAATATCCGTAACATCGCCATCAATATGCGCGACGAGTTCGTCAACGGCACGGTAACGCCCAAGCGGTTCGGTGACGCACTGGCCGAGAGCTGGGAGTCCAAGAAACGCATGGCGTCCGGCATCAGCTCCGGCTTCATCGATGAGTGCTTCGACAAGGGCATCAAGGCAGGCGCATGGGGCGGCAAGGTGGCTGGCGCAGGCGGCGGCGGTTTCCTGCTTTTCGCCTGTCCCAAGGACAAACAGGACGACCTGCGCAATGCCATGAAGGGCATGGCCGAAGTCAAATTCGCCTGCGACCCCCACGGCAGCCGCATGATCGTGGGTGGGATGTAA